One window of the Trifolium pratense cultivar HEN17-A07 linkage group LG2, ARS_RC_1.1, whole genome shotgun sequence genome contains the following:
- the LOC123910070 gene encoding homeobox-leucine zipper protein HAT22-like gives MPPQKSLVLILHLPPLFKTIPYIHFFIQNISTLKHLLHSYFFFLNYQMGFNDQNSLHLVLGLSLNTSTTPKQITTTTTTTTTTTVKNPYSSTEPSLTLGLSPESPNIHRINQTSSPHSVVVSSFSNGRVLQVKREREEEEDQEVEEERVSSRVSDEDEDATNARKKLRLTKEQSLLLEESFKLQSTLNPKEKQALAKQLNLRPRQVEVWFQNRRARTKLKQTEVDCEFLKKCCETLTDENRRLKKELQELKSLKQAQPLYMPMPAATLSMCPSCDRLGRVADGGGSNKKITAFTMAPNTHFYNPFNNPSAAC, from the exons ATGCCCCCACAGAAAAGTCTTGTACTCATTCTCCACCTCCCCCCTCTCTTTAAAACCATACCTTATATCCATTTTTTCATACAAAACATTTCAACCTTAAAACACCTCCTtcatagttattttttttttctcaattatcaAATGGGGTTTAATGATCAAAATTCCCTTCATCTTGTTCTAGGCTTATCTTTGAATACTTCTACTACTCCAAAACAaataaccaccaccaccaccaccaccaccaccaccaccgtaAAGAATCCCTATTCCTCCACCGAGCCATCCTTAACGTTAGGACTCTCCCCAGAGAGTCCTAACATCCATAGAATTAACCAAACTTCTTCACCTCATAGTGTTGTTGTTTCATCTTTCTCAAATGGGAGAGTCTTGCAagtgaagagagaaagagaggaagaagaagatcaaGAGGTAGAAGAAGAGAGAGTTTCTTCAAGAGTtagtgatgaagatgaagatgctACTAATGCTAGAAAGAAACTTAGGCTTACCAAAGAACAATCTTTACTTTTGGAAGAAAGCTTCAAATTGCAAAGCACTCTTAATCCG aaagaaaaacaaGCTTTAGCAAAGCAGTTGAATCTAAGGCCTCGACAAGTTGAAGTGTGGTTCCAGAATCGGAGAGCAAg AACAAAGCTGAAACAAACGGAGGTTGATTGCGAATTTTTGAAGAAATGTTGTGAAACGTTAACGGACGAAAATAGGAGATTAAAGAAAGAGTTACAAGAGCTGAAATCATTGAAGCAAGCACAACCTTTATACATGCCCATGCCTGCAGCTACACTCTCCATGTGCCCCTCTTGCGACCGGCTCGGCCGCGTCGCGGATGGTGGCGGTTCGAATAAGAAGATCACTGCCTTCACCATGGCTCCCAATACTCACTTCTATAATCCTTTCAATAATCCTTCCGCAGCTtgttaa